A DNA window from Actinokineospora baliensis contains the following coding sequences:
- the metK gene encoding methionine adenosyltransferase, with product MSENGSRRLFTSESVTEGHPDKICDAISDSVLDALLAKDPRSRVAVETLVTTGQVHVAGEVTTEAYADIPSIVRDVILRIGYDSSAKGFDGNSCGVNVAIGAQSPDIAQGVDTAHETRVEQASDEIDRQGAGDQGLMFGYATTDTPELMPLPIALAHRLSKRLTKVRKDGVLPYLRPDGKTQVTIEYDGDRAIRLDTVVVSSQHAEGVDLEKLLGVDVREQVVLPEIGELDIDTSDVRLLVNPTGRFVIGGPMGDAGLTGRKIIVDTYGGMARHGGGAFSGKDPSKVDRSAAYAMRWVAKNAVAAGLADRIEVQVAYAIGKAAPVGLFVETFGTEKVDPAKIQTAVREVFDLRPAAIIRDLDLLRPIYAQTAAYGHFGRPELDLPWERTDRVDDLRTAAGA from the coding sequence GTGAGCGAGAACGGCAGCCGTAGGCTCTTTACTTCCGAGTCGGTCACCGAAGGCCACCCGGACAAGATCTGCGACGCGATCAGCGACTCGGTGTTGGACGCGCTCCTGGCCAAGGACCCGCGGTCGCGGGTCGCGGTGGAGACGCTGGTGACCACGGGCCAGGTGCACGTGGCCGGTGAGGTGACCACCGAGGCGTACGCGGACATCCCGTCGATCGTGCGGGACGTGATCCTGCGGATCGGGTACGACTCGTCGGCCAAGGGGTTCGACGGGAACTCCTGTGGTGTGAACGTGGCGATCGGGGCGCAGTCGCCCGACATCGCGCAGGGTGTGGACACCGCGCACGAGACGCGGGTGGAGCAGGCTTCGGACGAGATCGACCGCCAGGGTGCTGGCGACCAGGGGTTGATGTTCGGGTACGCGACGACCGACACCCCCGAGTTGATGCCGTTGCCGATCGCGTTGGCGCACCGGCTGTCCAAGCGGCTGACGAAGGTCCGCAAGGACGGTGTGCTGCCGTACCTGCGCCCGGACGGCAAGACCCAGGTGACGATCGAGTACGACGGCGACCGGGCGATCCGGTTGGACACCGTGGTGGTCTCCTCCCAGCACGCCGAGGGCGTCGACCTGGAGAAGCTGCTCGGGGTGGACGTGCGCGAGCAGGTGGTGCTGCCCGAGATCGGCGAGTTGGACATCGACACCTCCGACGTGCGGTTGCTGGTCAACCCGACGGGTCGGTTCGTGATCGGTGGGCCGATGGGTGACGCCGGGTTGACGGGTCGGAAGATCATCGTGGACACCTACGGCGGGATGGCCCGGCACGGTGGTGGCGCGTTCTCGGGCAAGGACCCGTCGAAGGTCGACCGTTCCGCCGCGTACGCGATGCGCTGGGTGGCCAAGAACGCCGTCGCCGCGGGTCTGGCGGACCGGATCGAGGTGCAGGTGGCATACGCCATCGGCAAGGCCGCTCCCGTGGGCCTGTTCGTGGAGACCTTCGGCACCGAGAAGGTGGACCCGGCGAAGATCCAGACCGCCGTGCGCGAGGTGTTCGACCTGCGCCCGGCCGCGATCATCCGCGACCTGGACCTGCTGCGCCCGATCTACGCCCAGACGGCCGCCTACGGGCACTTCGGTCGCCCGGAGCTGGACCTGCCGTGGGAGCGCACCGACCGCGTCGACGACCTGCGGACCGCCGCGGGCGCCTAA
- a CDS encoding DUF5313 family protein, which yields MRAPTIHGVHFQRPGPLRWLWYAVGGTLPDRYRPWVLWDLTARTWVWRHFARVVMLFLPLWLLLLVPGPLSLRFSMVAAGYVTGLYFSLSFMEDACERRLIKHGYPLGLNRRIREEAETGDRSEIVALYAAYHQDRSD from the coding sequence ATGAGGGCACCTACGATCCACGGCGTGCACTTCCAGCGACCCGGCCCGCTGCGGTGGCTTTGGTACGCCGTCGGCGGCACACTCCCCGACCGCTACCGGCCTTGGGTGCTGTGGGACCTCACCGCCCGCACTTGGGTCTGGCGCCACTTCGCGCGCGTAGTGATGTTGTTCCTGCCGCTGTGGCTGCTGTTGCTGGTGCCTGGGCCGCTCTCATTGCGGTTCTCCATGGTGGCCGCCGGGTACGTCACCGGCCTGTACTTCTCGCTGTCGTTCATGGAGGACGCGTGCGAGAGGCGCCTCATCAAGCACGGCTACCCGCTGGGTCTCAACCGCCGCATACGCGAAGAGGCCGAGACGGGGGACCGTTCCGAGATCGTGGCCCTCTATGCCGCCTACCACCAGGACCGTTCGGACTAG
- a CDS encoding primosomal protein N' → MPEPDPDALFDVAVSKPAPAPAKGKQVAATVLPVAKVWVDAPLAHLDRTFDYLVPDKLDADVVPGCRVRVRFNRQLTDGFVAERVAESDFDANRLLFLDKVVSPEPVLCPEVAGLCRAVADRYGGTMIDVLRLAVPPRHARVEAEEAREPAAAPATPDLEGWARYPRGAAFLEALKTGRQAHAVWQALPGEDWPKRLAEVAAAAASSGRGAVIVVPDHRDVTRVNAACVALAGEDAVVALSADLGPAKRYRGWLTVRRGVARIVVGTRATAYAPVADPGVLIVWDDGDDQHSDPRSPYPHVRDVLIQRATRTGAAMVVAGFARTAEAQLLVDTGWAPEIVATRTEVRAAAPRVTAIGEHDSQLARDPAARTARVPSVAFDAARAALTAGHPVLVQVPRRGYVPALTCQDCRAPARCRRCAGPLGIPPAGSEARPPACRWCAATEANFRCQNCGSRRLRAAVIGAKRTAEELGRAFTGFPVRTSGAQEVLATVDAKPALVVATPGAEPVAEAGYGAALLLDGWALLGRADLRATEEALRRWMTAAALVRPADQGGRVVVLADSSIQPVQALVRWDPAWHASIELASRTELGFPPAVRMASADGSPSAIARLLEDLPLPPTGEILGPVPLGDPDAPDARERVLIRVARPHGRELAAVLAKAQAVRTARKDPDPLRVQLDPLDLI, encoded by the coding sequence ATGCCCGAACCCGACCCCGACGCCCTGTTCGACGTCGCGGTGTCGAAGCCCGCACCCGCCCCGGCCAAGGGCAAGCAGGTGGCGGCCACCGTTCTCCCGGTCGCGAAGGTGTGGGTGGACGCCCCCCTCGCGCACCTGGACCGCACCTTCGACTACCTCGTGCCCGACAAACTCGACGCCGACGTGGTGCCGGGGTGCCGGGTCAGGGTCCGGTTCAACCGGCAGCTGACGGACGGGTTCGTCGCCGAGCGGGTCGCTGAGTCCGATTTCGACGCGAACCGGTTGCTGTTCCTCGACAAGGTCGTCTCACCGGAGCCGGTTCTCTGCCCTGAGGTCGCGGGGCTCTGCCGGGCCGTGGCGGACCGCTACGGCGGCACGATGATCGACGTCCTGCGGTTGGCGGTCCCGCCGCGTCATGCGCGGGTGGAAGCCGAAGAGGCACGCGAGCCCGCCGCAGCGCCCGCAACGCCGGACCTAGAGGGGTGGGCGCGCTACCCGCGAGGGGCCGCGTTCCTAGAGGCGTTGAAAACCGGACGTCAGGCGCACGCGGTGTGGCAGGCGCTTCCGGGCGAGGACTGGCCTAAGCGGTTGGCCGAGGTGGCCGCTGCTGCGGCGTCGTCGGGACGTGGGGCCGTGATCGTGGTGCCTGATCACCGCGACGTGACCCGGGTGAACGCAGCCTGCGTCGCGTTGGCGGGCGAGGACGCGGTAGTCGCGTTGTCGGCGGACCTAGGGCCTGCGAAGCGGTACCGCGGTTGGCTGACTGTCCGCCGCGGAGTCGCGCGGATCGTCGTTGGCACCCGCGCGACCGCCTACGCGCCCGTCGCGGACCCCGGTGTGTTGATCGTGTGGGACGACGGGGACGACCAGCACTCCGACCCGAGATCGCCCTATCCGCACGTGCGGGATGTGTTGATCCAGCGGGCGACCCGCACCGGAGCGGCCATGGTCGTCGCGGGTTTCGCCCGCACCGCCGAGGCTCAACTCCTGGTCGACACGGGTTGGGCGCCGGAGATCGTCGCCACTCGCACCGAGGTTCGCGCCGCCGCGCCCCGGGTGACCGCGATCGGCGAACACGACTCGCAGTTGGCCCGCGACCCGGCCGCCAGGACCGCCCGCGTGCCCTCTGTCGCCTTCGACGCGGCCCGTGCCGCGCTGACGGCTGGGCACCCGGTTCTGGTACAGGTGCCTCGGCGGGGTTACGTGCCCGCGTTGACGTGTCAGGACTGCCGGGCTCCGGCGCGGTGCCGCCGTTGCGCGGGGCCGTTGGGCATTCCGCCTGCGGGCAGCGAGGCCCGTCCGCCCGCGTGCCGGTGGTGTGCGGCTACGGAGGCCAACTTCCGTTGCCAGAACTGCGGTTCTCGCCGCCTACGTGCTGCCGTCATCGGTGCTAAGAGGACAGCGGAAGAGCTAGGCCGCGCTTTCACCGGCTTCCCCGTACGGACTTCAGGAGCGCAAGAGGTCCTGGCGACGGTCGATGCCAAGCCCGCACTCGTAGTGGCCACTCCTGGAGCAGAGCCTGTCGCCGAGGCCGGGTACGGCGCCGCACTCCTACTGGACGGCTGGGCGCTTCTAGGTCGTGCGGACCTCCGCGCGACAGAAGAAGCCCTACGCCGGTGGATGACCGCCGCTGCTCTAGTCCGCCCAGCCGACCAAGGCGGCCGCGTCGTGGTCCTCGCCGACTCGTCGATCCAGCCGGTCCAGGCCCTGGTCCGCTGGGATCCCGCTTGGCACGCGAGCATCGAACTCGCCTCGCGTACCGAGCTGGGTTTCCCCCCCGCTGTCCGCATGGCCTCCGCTGATGGCAGCCCAAGCGCTATCGCCCGGCTCCTGGAAGACCTCCCGCTCCCGCCCACCGGTGAGATCCTCGGCCCGGTCCCTCTAGGCGACCCCGACGCCCCAGACGCCCGCGAGCGGGTTCTCATCCGGGTCGCTCGCCCCCATGGCCGGGAGCTGGCAGCGGTGCTGGCGAAGGCCCAAGCCGTGCGGACAGCGCGTAAGGACCCCGACCCGCTGCGGGTCCAGCTCGACCCCCTCGACCTGATCTGA
- the def gene encoding peptide deformylase: MTVQQIRLFGDPVLRTPAAEVVDFDRELRNLVRDLWDTMRDEGGAGLAAPQLGVGLRVFTYACDGEEGHLVNPVWTSVDEEVQEGPEGCLSIPGFSWDCRRHRNVVARGFNEHGEPIEVQGSDLLARCIQHETDHLDGVLFLDRLDDDTRKAAMKEIRQATWFDGAVPNLKQSPHPLFGAR, from the coding sequence GTGACCGTCCAGCAGATCCGGCTCTTTGGCGACCCCGTGCTGCGCACTCCGGCCGCCGAGGTCGTCGACTTCGACCGGGAGTTGCGCAACCTCGTGCGCGACCTGTGGGACACCATGCGCGACGAGGGCGGGGCCGGGCTGGCCGCGCCGCAGCTCGGTGTCGGCCTGCGCGTGTTCACCTACGCGTGCGACGGGGAAGAGGGGCACCTGGTCAACCCGGTGTGGACCTCTGTGGACGAAGAGGTCCAGGAGGGCCCCGAGGGCTGCCTGTCCATCCCCGGCTTCTCCTGGGACTGCCGCAGGCACCGCAACGTGGTCGCGCGCGGGTTCAACGAGCACGGGGAGCCCATCGAGGTCCAGGGCAGCGACCTGCTTGCCCGCTGCATCCAGCACGAGACCGACCACCTCGACGGCGTGCTGTTCCTCGACCGCCTCGACGACGACACGCGCAAGGCGGCGATGAAGGAGATTCGGCAGGCCACCTGGTTCGACGGTGCCGTGCCGAACCTCAAGCAGAGCCCGCACCCGCTGTTCGGGGCCCGCTGA
- the fmt gene encoding methionyl-tRNA formyltransferase, translating to MRLVFAGTPEVALPSLRALIASRHEVAAVVTRPDAPAGRGRHTSRSPVGALADEHGIEVLTPHKASDPAFLERLREIGPDLCPVVAYGALLRQAALDIPPHGWVNLHFSVLPAWRGAAPVQAAIRHGDEITGASTFRIVRELDAGPVFGVLTEPIRPDDTAGVLLDRLAEAGAGLLTSTVDGIEAGAVTAVEQSADGVSHAAKISVDDARVDFALPGLAVDRLVRAVTPDPGAWTGFRGERLKLGPVTRAESDTALAPGEVLVERKRVLVGTATWPVRLGEVQAQGKKRMQATDWARGSRIESGERVG from the coding sequence ATGCGCTTGGTGTTCGCGGGCACGCCCGAGGTGGCGCTGCCCTCGCTGCGGGCGCTCATCGCGTCCCGGCACGAGGTGGCCGCCGTCGTCACCCGCCCTGACGCGCCCGCCGGACGGGGTCGCCACACCTCCCGTTCCCCCGTCGGCGCGCTGGCCGACGAGCACGGCATCGAGGTGCTCACCCCGCACAAGGCGTCCGACCCGGCCTTCCTCGAGCGGCTGCGCGAGATCGGCCCTGACCTGTGCCCGGTCGTCGCCTACGGCGCGCTGCTGCGGCAGGCCGCGCTCGACATCCCGCCACACGGTTGGGTGAACCTGCACTTCTCCGTGCTGCCCGCCTGGCGCGGCGCCGCCCCGGTGCAGGCCGCGATCCGGCACGGCGACGAGATCACCGGCGCCAGCACGTTCCGCATCGTCCGCGAGCTCGACGCGGGCCCGGTCTTCGGCGTGCTCACCGAGCCGATCCGCCCCGACGACACCGCGGGTGTGCTGCTCGACCGGCTCGCCGAGGCGGGCGCCGGACTCCTCACGTCCACTGTGGACGGCATCGAGGCCGGAGCGGTCACCGCCGTCGAGCAGTCCGCCGACGGTGTCAGCCACGCCGCGAAGATCTCCGTGGACGACGCGCGGGTCGACTTCGCCCTCCCTGGGCTGGCCGTCGACCGCCTGGTGCGGGCCGTCACCCCCGACCCGGGGGCGTGGACGGGGTTCCGGGGCGAACGCCTCAAGCTCGGCCCGGTCACCCGAGCCGAGTCCGACACGGCGTTGGCACCCGGCGAGGTGCTGGTGGAGCGCAAACGCGTTCTCGTGGGCACCGCCACCTGGCCGGTGCGCCTCGGCGAGGTCCAAGCACAGGGGAAGAAGCGCATGCAGGCCACCGATTGGGCCCGCGGTAGCCGTATCGAGTCGGGGGAGCGAGTCG